One window from the genome of Rhodobacteraceae bacterium S2214 encodes:
- a CDS encoding twin-arginine translocation signal domain-containing protein, translating to MLHGISRRSLLKTGAAAGVLGLTGMPLRAQTKGGKLTAGLGGANTSDSWDARTHSDIFMIAAAHGTVFDCLTEVAADGSLVGELAESWEASADAKTWTFNLRSGVTFHNGKAFGADDVIESLQMHIGEDSKSAAKPIVEAITEMKKNSDLQIEFTLASGNADFPYLMSDYHICMYPAGMIEEAIQNGIGTGLYSVVAFDPGVRFVGKRVPDHYKGDEVGYFDEVEFIAINDNTARMNALMTGQVDTINRIDFKTEGLLKANPQLRIQEVTGNQHYTFAMLTDNAPFNDVNVRRALKYGINRQEMVDKILLGHGAVGNDTPIGPANQYYHSEMEQLEYDPDKAAFYLKEAGLDSLDVDISASSAAFEGAVDAAQLYQSSASSAGINLNVVQEPSDGYWSNVWLKKNFAAVYWSGRATEDWMFSTAYEAGVPWNDSQWGAEDSPRFQELLLAARAELDTDTRRSQYHEMQQILRDDGGVLVPMFANYVQAVNNRISSPDTVGNLWQMDNARMAERWSVA from the coding sequence ATGTTACATGGAATTAGCAGACGTAGTCTGTTGAAGACCGGCGCAGCCGCTGGTGTTCTGGGCCTGACAGGTATGCCGCTTCGTGCGCAAACAAAGGGTGGCAAACTGACTGCTGGTCTTGGTGGCGCGAACACATCCGATAGCTGGGATGCGCGTACTCATTCTGACATCTTCATGATCGCAGCCGCGCACGGTACGGTTTTTGATTGTCTGACAGAGGTTGCAGCAGACGGTTCGCTTGTTGGCGAATTGGCTGAAAGCTGGGAAGCATCAGCAGATGCGAAAACCTGGACATTCAACCTGCGGTCTGGCGTGACGTTCCACAACGGCAAAGCGTTCGGCGCTGACGATGTGATCGAATCCCTGCAGATGCACATTGGTGAAGATTCAAAATCAGCGGCCAAGCCGATTGTTGAAGCGATCACCGAGATGAAGAAAAACTCTGATCTGCAGATCGAATTCACGCTTGCCTCTGGCAACGCTGACTTCCCATATCTGATGTCAGATTATCACATCTGCATGTACCCAGCTGGCATGATCGAAGAAGCGATCCAGAACGGTATCGGTACAGGCCTTTACAGCGTTGTTGCGTTTGATCCAGGTGTGCGTTTCGTTGGTAAGCGCGTTCCAGATCACTACAAAGGCGACGAAGTCGGCTACTTTGATGAAGTTGAATTCATTGCGATCAACGACAACACCGCGCGTATGAACGCGCTGATGACGGGTCAGGTTGATACGATCAACCGCATCGACTTTAAAACCGAAGGTTTGCTGAAAGCGAACCCTCAGCTGCGCATCCAAGAAGTGACGGGCAACCAGCACTACACATTCGCAATGCTGACAGACAACGCGCCGTTTAACGACGTGAACGTTCGTCGTGCCCTGAAGTACGGTATCAACCGTCAGGAAATGGTCGACAAGATCCTGCTGGGTCACGGTGCTGTTGGTAACGACACGCCAATCGGTCCTGCAAACCAGTACTACCATTCTGAAATGGAGCAGCTGGAATACGATCCGGACAAGGCAGCATTCTACCTGAAAGAAGCTGGTCTCGACAGCTTGGACGTCGATATCTCAGCGTCTAGCGCTGCGTTTGAAGGTGCTGTTGATGCGGCTCAGCTGTATCAATCATCTGCTTCCTCTGCGGGCATCAACCTGAATGTGGTTCAAGAACCATCAGACGGTTACTGGTCCAACGTATGGCTGAAGAAGAACTTTGCAGCTGTTTACTGGTCCGGTCGTGCGACTGAAGACTGGATGTTCTCGACTGCTTATGAAGCTGGTGTGCCTTGGAACGATAGCCAGTGGGGTGCTGAAGACAGCCCACGCTTCCAAGAGCTGCTTTTGGCAGCCCGTGCAGAGCTGGATACTGACACACGTCGCAGCCAGTACCATGAAATGCAGCAGATTCTGCGTGACGATGGCGGCGTTCTGGTTCCAATGTTTGCCAACTACGTGCAGGCTGTGAACAACCGGATCTCTTCACCTGACACAGTGGGTAACCTGTGGCAGATGGATAACGCCCGCATGGCAGAGCGTTGGTCAGTGGCGTGA
- the rimP gene encoding ribosome maturation factor RimP: MNDLIAKAAIDRRIADIITPVVEDMGFEVVRVRLMSGKETILQIMVQRPDGQIEVDECGQVSTAISATLDVEDPIVEVYNLEVSSPGIDRPLTRLKDFDQWQGFEAKIETDELIDGRRRFKGELAGVQDDEVLIIIEEGTIGLKFAWLSDAKLVLTDELIRDVLKGRKDAGQIDESQFDEIETIIDSDENAAPSKAGKSKKRPSSKNSANKESN; this comes from the coding sequence ATGAATGATTTGATTGCAAAAGCCGCGATTGACCGTCGCATCGCAGACATCATCACCCCTGTCGTTGAAGACATGGGATTCGAAGTTGTGCGCGTGCGATTGATGTCCGGCAAAGAGACGATTCTTCAGATTATGGTCCAGCGTCCTGATGGCCAGATCGAAGTTGATGAATGTGGGCAGGTGTCCACGGCTATTTCTGCGACGCTCGACGTCGAAGACCCGATTGTAGAGGTTTATAACCTCGAGGTGTCCAGCCCGGGTATCGACCGTCCTTTGACCCGTCTCAAGGATTTCGACCAATGGCAGGGCTTTGAAGCCAAGATTGAAACCGATGAACTGATCGACGGTCGCCGCCGTTTTAAGGGCGAATTGGCCGGTGTGCAGGACGACGAAGTTCTGATCATCATTGAGGAAGGCACAATTGGTCTGAAATTTGCGTGGCTGTCTGATGCCAAGCTGGTTTTGACCGACGAGCTGATCCGCGATGTTTTGAAGGGCCGCAAGGATGCGGGCCAGATTGATGAATCCCAGTTCGATGAAATTGAAACGATCATCGACAGTGACGAAAACGCTGCCCCCTCTAAGGCGGGCAAATCCAAAAAGCGCCCGAGTTCAAAGAACAGCGCGAACAAGGAGAGTAACTAA
- the nusA gene encoding transcription termination factor NusA, whose amino-acid sequence MAITSANQLELLQTAEAVAREKNIDPVLVIEAMEESLARAAKSRYGAEMDIRVSIDRRTGKATFTRVRTVVEEEELENYQAEFTVAQAREYMDNPEIGDVFSEEVPPVELGRIAAQSAKQVILQKVREAERDKQYEEFKDKAGTIINALVKREEYGNVIIDVGSGEAILRRNEKIGREAYRPNERIRCFIKEVRREQRGPQIFLSRTAPEFMAELFKMEVPEIYEGVIDIKAVARDPGSRAKIAVISHDGSIDPVGACVGMRGSRVQAVVNELQGEKIDIIPWNEDMPTFLVNALQPAEVSKVVLDEEAGKIEVVVPDEQLSLAIGRRGQNVRLASQLTGLDIDIMTEEEESKRRQAEFELRTKLFMDTLDLDEFFAQLLVSEGFTNLEEVAYVEVEELLVIEGVDEGTAGELQTRAREYLEAQNKKAMDAAIAAGVEQSLIDFEGLTPQMLEALGADGVKTLEDFATCADWELAGGWTITKGERTKDDGVLEPFDVSLEEAQNMVMTARVMLGWVDPDELTADEDEPAEEESEA is encoded by the coding sequence ATGGCGATTACCTCAGCCAACCAGCTTGAGCTGCTGCAAACCGCAGAGGCCGTAGCCCGCGAAAAGAACATCGACCCTGTGTTGGTGATCGAAGCGATGGAAGAATCCCTCGCGCGTGCTGCGAAATCCCGCTACGGCGCGGAAATGGACATTCGCGTGTCTATCGACCGCCGCACAGGTAAAGCCACGTTCACCCGCGTTCGTACGGTTGTTGAAGAGGAAGAGCTTGAGAATTATCAAGCTGAATTCACTGTGGCGCAGGCCCGTGAATACATGGACAACCCTGAAATTGGCGATGTATTCTCTGAAGAGGTTCCGCCGGTTGAACTAGGTCGTATTGCTGCCCAGTCTGCCAAGCAGGTGATCCTTCAGAAAGTCCGCGAAGCTGAGCGTGACAAGCAGTACGAAGAATTCAAAGACAAGGCCGGCACAATCATCAACGCGCTTGTTAAGCGTGAAGAATACGGCAACGTCATCATCGACGTGGGTTCAGGTGAAGCCATCCTGCGCCGTAACGAAAAGATCGGTCGTGAAGCGTATCGCCCGAACGAACGCATCCGTTGCTTCATTAAAGAAGTGCGTCGCGAACAGCGCGGTCCGCAGATCTTCCTGTCCCGTACAGCGCCAGAATTCATGGCCGAGCTGTTCAAGATGGAAGTTCCTGAGATTTACGAAGGTGTCATCGACATCAAAGCCGTTGCACGTGATCCAGGTTCACGCGCGAAGATTGCTGTGATTTCACATGACGGGTCGATTGATCCGGTTGGTGCCTGTGTTGGTATGCGTGGTTCACGTGTTCAGGCCGTTGTGAACGAACTGCAGGGCGAAAAGATCGACATCATTCCTTGGAATGAAGATATGCCAACGTTCCTCGTGAACGCATTGCAGCCTGCCGAAGTGTCCAAGGTTGTTTTGGACGAAGAAGCTGGCAAGATCGAAGTTGTTGTTCCTGATGAGCAGCTGTCGCTGGCGATTGGCCGTCGTGGCCAAAACGTGCGTCTGGCATCCCAGCTGACTGGTCTTGATATCGACATCATGACTGAAGAAGAAGAATCCAAGCGCCGTCAGGCAGAATTTGAACTGCGCACAAAGCTGTTCATGGATACGCTGGATCTGGACGAATTCTTTGCGCAGTTGCTGGTTTCCGAAGGGTTCACGAACCTTGAAGAAGTCGCATACGTTGAAGTTGAAGAACTGCTGGTCATCGAAGGTGTTGACGAAGGCACTGCCGGTGAACTGCAGACACGTGCCCGTGAATATCTGGAAGCCCAGAACAAGAAAGCCATGGATGCTGCAATCGCCGCTGGCGTTGAGCAGTCCCTGATCGACTTTGAAGGTCTGACACCACAGATGTTGGAAGCCCTTGGCGCGGATGGCGTGAAAACGCTGGAAGACTTCGCGACTTGTGCGGACTGGGAATTGGCTGGTGGCTGGACCATCACCAAAGGCGAACGCACCAAAGATGACGGTGTACTGGAACCATTCGATGTGTCGCTTGAGGAAGCGCAGAACATGGTCATGACAGCCCGCGTGATGCTGGGTTGGGTTGACCCTGACGAACTGACTGCTGACGAAGACGAACCTGCCGAGGAGGAATCAGAAGCCTAA
- a CDS encoding RNA-binding protein, whose protein sequence is MARGGQHKNPEDGAERKCIVTGEVQPKAGLIRFVVGPDNAVYPDILGKLPGRGMYVTADRAVLEDARKGHFARSAKQAVTVSDTLIDDVERLLAQRVVELLGLARKAGRAVCGFEKVKGWLAGSENVRVLMQASDGSERGKTKLWTPEGARYFGCLTAQELGLAFGRGTAIHCAVSTGGLSNRVVEDATKLSGLRGIDGQKTGKGKAALGKDTNLNER, encoded by the coding sequence ATGGCGCGTGGTGGCCAACATAAGAACCCTGAAGACGGTGCGGAACGTAAGTGCATCGTCACAGGAGAGGTGCAACCAAAGGCCGGATTGATCCGGTTTGTGGTTGGCCCCGACAATGCGGTTTATCCTGACATCTTGGGTAAACTGCCCGGCCGTGGTATGTATGTCACCGCGGATCGTGCGGTTCTTGAAGACGCGCGGAAGGGTCATTTCGCCCGCAGTGCAAAGCAAGCTGTGACTGTATCAGATACGTTGATCGACGATGTTGAACGGTTGCTTGCCCAACGTGTTGTTGAACTGCTGGGCCTTGCACGTAAGGCCGGTCGTGCTGTGTGTGGGTTTGAAAAAGTTAAAGGCTGGCTTGCTGGATCTGAGAACGTGCGCGTTCTAATGCAGGCCTCTGATGGCTCCGAACGGGGCAAAACGAAACTATGGACCCCTGAGGGGGCTCGCTATTTTGGATGCTTGACCGCGCAAGAGCTGGGTTTGGCCTTTGGTAGAGGAACTGCAATACATTGCGCGGTCTCTACTGGTGGACTCAGCAATCGTGTTGTAGAGGATGCAACAAAGCTTTCGGGCTTACGCGGGATTGATGGTCAAAAGACTGGCAAGGGCAAAGCGGCCCTTGGGAAGGATACGAATTTAAATGAGCGATAA
- the infB gene encoding translation initiation factor IF-2 has protein sequence MSDNDGKKTLGLGGSRPSNVKQSFSHGRTKNVVVETKRKRVVVPKPGAGKPVPSGPTGRPIGGDPSKRPAGISDVELERRMKALAMAKAREAEEQAKREAEEKERAAERAARRAEQEAKEAEDREREERAKQKAEEEAAKKAKAEADARRAAAAPAAAATPADDAPSGAARNAGPRNKAPERDNRDNKGGKPGRGGANDGRRSGKLTVNAAMRGGEGGRQRSMAAMKRKQDRARAKAMGVSAEREKVYREVSLPEAITVSELAARMTERVADVVKALMTNGIMATQTQTIDADTAELIIEEFGHTVVRVSDADVEQVITAEEDKAEDLKPRAPIITIMGHVDHGKTSLLDAIRKTRVVAGEAGGITQHIGAYQVTTESGQLLSFLDTPGHAAFTSMRSRGAQVTDIVVLVVAADDAVMPQTIEAIAHAKAAKVPMIVAINKIDREGANPDKVRTDLLQHEVIVEKMSGDVQDVEVSAITGQGLDKLLEAIGLQAEILELTANPDRAATGAVIEAQLDVGRGPVATVLVQSGTLKRGDIFVVGEQWGKVRALINDQGKRVEEAGPSVPVEVLGLNGTPEAGDVLNVTETEAQAREIAEYREKAAKDKRAAAGAATTLEQLMANAKANEDISELPILVKADVQGSAEAIVQAMEKIGNDEVRVRVLHSGVGAITETDIGLAEASGAPVFGFNVRANATARNTANQKGVEIRYYSVIYDLVDDVKAAASGLLSAEIRENFIGYATIKDVFKVSNVGKVAGCLVTEGVARRSAGVRLLRDNVVIHEGTLKTLKRFKDEVAEVQSGQECGMAFENYEDIRANDVIEIFEREEVERNL, from the coding sequence ATGAGCGATAACGACGGCAAAAAGACACTTGGTCTTGGCGGTTCTCGTCCAAGCAACGTGAAACAAAGCTTTAGCCACGGGCGTACAAAGAACGTCGTGGTGGAAACAAAGCGTAAGCGCGTTGTGGTTCCCAAGCCTGGCGCGGGTAAACCTGTGCCGTCTGGTCCAACCGGCCGGCCCATCGGTGGTGACCCATCGAAACGTCCTGCAGGCATCTCTGATGTCGAACTCGAACGCCGGATGAAGGCGCTCGCGATGGCGAAAGCCCGCGAAGCCGAAGAGCAAGCCAAGCGCGAAGCCGAAGAAAAAGAACGTGCTGCTGAACGCGCAGCGCGTCGTGCGGAACAAGAAGCCAAAGAGGCTGAAGACCGCGAACGCGAAGAACGCGCCAAGCAAAAAGCCGAAGAAGAGGCTGCCAAAAAGGCAAAAGCCGAAGCTGATGCACGTCGTGCGGCAGCGGCGCCTGCTGCGGCTGCAACACCTGCGGATGATGCGCCATCTGGTGCGGCCCGCAACGCTGGCCCACGCAACAAAGCGCCCGAGCGCGACAACCGTGACAATAAAGGCGGCAAGCCTGGTCGTGGTGGCGCGAATGACGGACGTCGTTCTGGTAAGCTGACTGTCAACGCCGCGATGCGCGGTGGTGAAGGCGGTCGTCAACGGTCCATGGCTGCGATGAAGCGGAAACAAGACCGCGCCCGTGCCAAGGCGATGGGTGTGTCTGCCGAGCGTGAAAAGGTTTACCGCGAAGTGTCCCTGCCGGAAGCGATTACCGTTTCTGAATTGGCCGCCCGTATGACCGAACGTGTTGCTGACGTTGTGAAGGCGTTGATGACAAACGGCATCATGGCCACGCAAACACAGACGATTGATGCGGATACTGCCGAATTGATCATCGAAGAATTTGGCCACACTGTTGTCCGCGTTTCTGACGCTGACGTTGAACAGGTGATCACGGCTGAAGAAGATAAAGCAGAAGATCTGAAGCCACGTGCCCCGATCATCACGATCATGGGCCACGTTGACCACGGTAAGACATCCCTTCTGGATGCGATCCGCAAGACACGTGTTGTGGCTGGCGAAGCTGGCGGCATTACGCAGCACATCGGTGCGTATCAGGTGACAACCGAAAGCGGTCAGCTTTTGTCGTTCCTCGATACACCGGGCCACGCGGCGTTTACGTCTATGCGGTCACGTGGTGCGCAAGTGACTGACATTGTTGTTCTGGTTGTTGCGGCAGACGATGCTGTGATGCCTCAGACAATCGAAGCGATTGCACACGCGAAAGCGGCCAAAGTCCCAATGATCGTTGCGATCAACAAAATCGACCGCGAGGGTGCCAACCCTGACAAAGTGCGGACTGATCTGTTGCAGCACGAAGTGATCGTTGAAAAAATGTCCGGTGATGTGCAGGACGTCGAGGTGTCTGCGATTACGGGCCAAGGTCTGGATAAGCTGCTTGAGGCGATTGGCCTACAGGCGGAAATTCTTGAACTGACAGCTAACCCTGATCGCGCAGCAACTGGTGCGGTGATTGAAGCTCAGCTTGACGTGGGTCGCGGTCCTGTGGCCACGGTTCTGGTTCAGTCCGGTACGCTGAAACGCGGCGATATCTTCGTTGTGGGTGAGCAGTGGGGTAAAGTCCGCGCGCTGATCAACGACCAAGGCAAACGCGTTGAAGAAGCCGGTCCATCTGTTCCTGTAGAGGTTCTGGGTCTGAACGGTACACCAGAAGCTGGTGACGTTCTGAACGTGACAGAAACCGAAGCCCAAGCGCGTGAAATCGCTGAATATCGCGAGAAAGCTGCGAAAGATAAACGTGCAGCTGCTGGTGCGGCGACGACGCTTGAGCAGTTGATGGCGAACGCGAAAGCGAACGAAGATATCAGCGAGCTGCCAATCTTGGTGAAAGCTGACGTGCAGGGTTCTGCCGAAGCGATCGTTCAGGCGATGGAAAAAATCGGTAACGATGAAGTCCGCGTTCGTGTCCTGCATTCCGGTGTTGGTGCGATCACGGAAACAGACATCGGTCTGGCCGAAGCATCCGGCGCCCCTGTGTTTGGCTTTAACGTGCGTGCCAATGCGACGGCGCGGAACACAGCCAACCAAAAAGGCGTGGAAATTCGGTACTACTCGGTCATCTATGACCTTGTTGACGATGTGAAAGCGGCTGCGTCCGGTCTGTTGTCTGCGGAAATCCGCGAGAACTTCATCGGGTATGCCACCATCAAGGACGTCTTTAAGGTGTCTAACGTTGGTAAGGTTGCTGGTTGTTTGGTCACTGAAGGTGTGGCGCGTCGGTCTGCCGGTGTGCGTCTGCTGCGTGACAACGTCGTGATCCACGAAGGTACGTTGAAGACCCTGAAACGCTTCAAGGACGAAGTTGCCGAAGTGCAGTCCGGCCAGGAATGCGGCATGGCGTTCGAGAACTACGAAGACATCCGTGCGAACGATGTTATCGAGATCTTTGAGCGTGAAGAGGTCGAACGGAACCTCTAA
- a CDS encoding YHYH protein: protein MIRYSHISYISLIAALTCLPVIAMAHVDTDSISDQALVQEPDIVACTLEDGTQSECAQFTVKYLPDDLDIGPFCPATLDDEGGIWDWTGDEAGLYRIDRAYFEFLSNLGYTFYDEDGTVHIADIATAQPEDDHACINVSEDASVTMTMLIPTTPVVADKSTALGTVSKIGLALNGVPIFSDAPSIQQTGHMPALDTCGGHVDPGGWYHWHATSTDLNAVYDAVDVAASCYLEQDSAAMFGYAFDGFPLYGSQDAGGEVPTDLDECQGHVGVTEEYPDGVYHYHAGTEFPNLPPCLIGVQAEGNFTTTAEAGVGAQNAGDGGRNEPPRPGDNGGMPPRFEDAAAQLGVTSEAFFAAMEAAGGRDADLSQVATTLGVSLDDLQAAMPQRP, encoded by the coding sequence ATGATCCGATATTCCCATATCTCGTATATTTCGCTGATCGCAGCGCTGACCTGTCTGCCAGTGATCGCAATGGCCCACGTCGATACTGACAGCATTAGCGATCAAGCCTTGGTGCAAGAGCCAGACATTGTCGCGTGTACATTAGAAGACGGAACGCAGTCCGAATGCGCGCAGTTCACCGTCAAATACCTACCGGATGATCTGGATATTGGCCCGTTTTGCCCCGCAACACTGGACGATGAAGGCGGTATTTGGGATTGGACGGGTGACGAGGCAGGATTGTACCGCATTGATCGCGCGTACTTCGAATTTCTCAGCAACCTTGGCTACACGTTTTATGACGAAGACGGCACGGTGCATATCGCGGACATCGCGACGGCCCAACCTGAAGACGACCATGCCTGCATTAACGTATCCGAGGACGCATCGGTCACGATGACGATGCTGATCCCGACGACCCCCGTTGTCGCGGATAAAAGCACTGCGCTTGGCACAGTGTCCAAGATCGGTTTGGCGCTGAACGGCGTGCCGATCTTTTCAGATGCACCTAGTATTCAACAGACGGGGCATATGCCCGCGCTGGATACGTGCGGCGGTCATGTTGATCCGGGAGGTTGGTATCACTGGCACGCCACATCAACAGATTTGAACGCTGTTTATGATGCCGTCGATGTTGCAGCGTCTTGCTATCTTGAGCAGGACAGCGCCGCGATGTTTGGTTACGCTTTCGACGGTTTCCCGCTTTACGGCAGCCAAGATGCGGGTGGTGAAGTGCCGACTGATCTAGATGAATGTCAGGGCCATGTCGGGGTCACAGAGGAATATCCCGATGGTGTCTATCACTACCACGCTGGCACAGAGTTCCCGAATTTGCCGCCCTGTCTGATCGGTGTGCAAGCCGAAGGCAACTTTACCACCACCGCCGAGGCGGGCGTTGGCGCCCAGAACGCAGGTGACGGTGGACGGAATGAACCGCCGCGTCCTGGTGACAACGGTGGGATGCCACCGAGGTTTGAAGATGCCGCCGCGCAACTTGGCGTCACGAGCGAAGCATTCTTTGCAGCGATGGAAGCAGCCGGCGGACGTGATGCGGATCTTTCACAGGTCGCGACGACATTGGGTGTGTCATTGGATGACCTGCAGGCCGCGATGCCACAGCGCCCGTAA
- the mutT gene encoding 8-oxo-dGTP diphosphatase MutT — protein sequence MKTVLVSAVALIDVDGRILLAQRPEGKSMAGLWEFPGGKVEQGETPEVALIRELQEELGIDTWESCLAPLTFASHTYDDFHLLMPLFACRKWNGTPQGREGQTLKWVSAKDLRDYPMPPADVPLIPILRDWL from the coding sequence ATGAAGACAGTTCTCGTATCCGCTGTCGCGCTCATTGACGTCGACGGGCGTATCCTTTTGGCGCAACGCCCCGAAGGCAAATCCATGGCAGGGCTATGGGAATTTCCAGGTGGCAAAGTCGAACAGGGCGAAACACCAGAGGTCGCCCTGATCCGCGAACTGCAAGAAGAGTTGGGCATCGACACTTGGGAAAGCTGCCTCGCGCCGCTGACCTTTGCATCGCATACCTACGATGACTTCCATCTGCTGATGCCGCTGTTCGCTTGCCGCAAATGGAACGGCACACCGCAGGGCCGCGAAGGGCAAACGTTGAAATGGGTCTCAGCGAAAGACCTGCGCGACTACCCAATGCCGCCTGCAGATGTTCCGCTGATCCCTATTTTGCGCGACTGGCTCTAG